Part of the Desulfolutivibrio sulfoxidireducens genome is shown below.
AAAAAAGTTCGACGTGGCCGAGAAGTATTTCATCCGCGCCGTGCCCTACGCCAAAAACGACGCCAACCTCTATTTCAACCTGGGCCGGGTGTACGTGGACTGGGGCCGCTTCGACAAGGCCGAGAAGGCGGCGCGCATCGCACTGCGCATCAACGCCGCCTTCGAGGAGGCCAAAAAGATGCTTAATTTCTCCCTTAAACGGCAAAACAAGCCCGTCGAGCCGTAGGCCGCGCCCCTTCCCTCCCCGCCGGCCGCCCTATCCGTCCATGTCCGGCAATCCCCAGTCCGGCCCCAGACGCCGCGGTCATGTCTTGCTATTGTGCATCGTCCGGGAGGCCACGAACCCTAGTCCGTTCGCGGAGTCGTCGTCGAGGGCCAGAAAGGTGACCTGGTTTTTCCCGGCGTTCTTGGACCGATAGAGGGCCTGATCGGCCCGCTTCACCATCACTTCCATGATCCCGGCCGCGGACAGCCGCTCGCCCGCGAAGGTCTCGATGCCGCATGTCCCGAAACTGGCCGTGATCTTGAGTCGCCCGCCGTCCAGGCCGATCAGGCACCCCTCCACGTTTTTCCTGAGCTTCTCGGCCACCGCCACCGCCGCCTGGCAGCCGGTATCTGGCAGAAGCACGATGAACTCCTCACCCCCGTAGCGGGCCAACAGGTCCGTGCCGCGTAGGGAGTTCCCCAGGACCTGAGCGATTTCCCGCAGCGCCATGTCCCCCACGGCATGGCCGTGACGGTCGTTAATGGCCTTGAAGTCGTCGACGTCCAGCATGATCACCGCGAGGGGACGGCGATGGCGCAGGGCGCGCCGGAATTCCCTTCCGGCGATGGTGAAGAAATAGCGCGGGTTGTACAGGCCCGTCAGGTTGTCGGTGATGGCCAACTTGCGGTATTTGCGTTCGCTTAGGCGCAGGGCGGCCAGAGAATCCTTCAGCCGTTCCACCATGGCGTTAAACGCCTGGGAGAAGTCCCCCATGAAATCCACCTGTTGGGTGAGGTCCCCTGCGGCGATGCGCGAGGTCTGCCAGGCCAGATGCCGCAGGTTGGCCTGGAGCATCTTGAGGGTCCCCGGGAAATATCCCCTGGCCGGGAGTTCCCCCGAAAGGTCCCCTGCGGCGAGCCGGTCCGCGAAGGATCGCATGTCCGCCAGGGTCAGGGCCAAATCCGCCAGCCCCTCGATCCCCTCCAGGCGGGAAGGCGGGGCCGACGGCGGCAGGGGATCGCCCACGATCCGGGCCAGATACCGGACCACTGCGGCCGCCCTCGCGTCCGGGGAGGATTCCCGCTCGTCCATGTCAGGTTGCGACGCCGCGCCCATGGCCCTACCCGCCCTGGACCTCGGCTGTAAACCGGCAGGTGCGGTCCCCGGTGCACCAGCAATCGATTTCCTTGACCACGAACCGTTCGCCGGTAAAGCTGTCCAGAAGGGCAGCCAAAAACCCCTCGTCGTACACGCACACCTCGTAGTCGAGTTCGGGCAGCCCGGAGCACTCCAGGTCCTCGGACACGGTGATGACGAAGGATTTCTTCTCCATGTCGGCCTTCTCCACCCGCATGATCCCGACGCCCATATCCTTGAGGGTGGTCCGCACGCTGCTCAAAAAGTCTCCGAACTCCCGTAGCCCACTGAAAAATTTTTTGTACAGTTCCTGGCCGGCTAGATATCCGGCCTCGTAAAAGATGGTGTCGGTCTTGGCCGTGCCCGCATGCCGTTCGAGGATGTCCCGGAAAGTGTACTGCATGAGCCGGTAGACCTCCAGGCGGGTCGTGGGGCCAAGGTTGGGCCTGCCGATGTCCAGGTTTCCGATCAGGTCCCACGAGAAGGCATATTTGCGGTCTTGCATGGCGGCTCCTCCCCTTTTTCCTGTGTATCCGATCCGCCGAAAAAAGAAATCCCTTCATGCGGATCCACCTCCCACAGGGCGCGCCGCCGATGCGGGCTCCGGGACGGGGGAAAGGCCGGGACGCTACGACCCGTCGACCGGCATGTCCGGCAATCCCCAGTCCGGCCCCAGACGCCCGACCATGGCTCTGGGCAATTGCACCATGACCGGATTTTTTGCCGCATCGAGGACGCGCAACAGCTCCACCACCCGGCCGGGTTCCATGGCCGTGCACCCGGCCGTGGGAGAATCCGGTCCGCGCCAGGAATGGAGGAAGATGCACGACCCGGCCCCGGGGACCACGGGGGACGTGTTGTGGGCCACGAACACGCCGTTTTTATAGAGCCCGTCCGGGCGCAGCATGCGGTCGGGGCTCACCCAGTCCGGCGGCCCGGCCGTGGCCTCGTCCAGGATGGCGTTGTAGCGCCGCGAATCCGGGGTCTCCACGCACACGGTGTCGGCGGTGACGTGGTGCATGGGCAGTTTCGGGGCGAACCCGAGGGATTTTGGAGCGTAGGAAAAGCCCATGGTCAGGGAGAAGGCCCCGGCCGGGGCCTTGCCGTCGCCCTCGCGCTTGGCCGGAACCTCCGGCAGGGACGGCCCCTGGCCATGCAGCCCCCGACCGAAGGCCAGTCCGGTCCGGCCCACAGTGACCGGGAAGGGGGCCAGGATCCGCCGCCAGGGCGCACCCGGGGCATCGCGCTCGAAAAGGGCCATCCGGCCGGTGATGGACCCCCAATCCGGGGTGACCACCAGCACGAGTTGCCGCGACCCGGCCAGGGGATCAGCCCGGGCCAAAAGCGAAAGCGCGTCCGGTTCGGACGGGGCCCGCGGCGCGACCCCGGTGCGGACCGGGGCCGGTTTCCCGGCGCACGAAACCAGGCAGAAAAGGACCAAAACCACAACCGCCACAGCGGCCAGACCTTTGTGTCGCATCGTCCCTCCCAAAATATCGGCGACCGCCAGGGGCCCGCCGTGACGCGACCGCCAGGAGCGCGCCACAGCGCGTCCGCCCCGGTCGGTTCCCGTCGTTTTCCCGGGAAATCTTACCGCGTTTCGCCGTGACAGGCACGTCGTTTTATGCGACATCCCCCAGCCCGGCACCCCGCAACCCGGACCCCCGCCATGTGGATGACGCACGCCAAACTTCTCGCCTCGGTGGTCTTCTGGGGCGGCACCTGGATCTCCGGCCGACACCTGGCCCAGGCCATGGGACCGTTCTCGGCCGCTTTTTTGCGCTTCGCCGTGGCCTCGGCGTTTTTGCTGTTCCTGACCCGCCGCGTCCACGGAAAAATCCCCCTCCCGGCCCGACGCGACCTGCCGGGCCTTGCGTTTCTAGGCCTGACCGGGGTCTTCGGCTACAACGCCTTTTTCTTCGCCGGGCTTCAAACCGTGCCCGCCAGCCGGGCCGCGCTCATCGTGGCCGCCATCCCCACGGTGGTCTCCCTGTATTCGGGCCTGGCCCGGCGCGAACGCTTCGGTCCGGCCCGGCTTTGCGGCATCGCCCTGTCCTTTTGCGGGGCCGTGACGGTCCTGTCCAGGGGGGATCCCCTGGCCCTTCTCCAGGGAGGAATCAGCGCCGGGGACCTGTGCATCCTGGGCTGCGTGGCCTGCTGGGCGGCCTACACCCTGGCCGGACGGGCGGTCATGGTCCGGGTGACGCCGCTTGCGGCCGTGACCTGGTCGTGTCTTTTCGGCGGGGCGTTTCTTTTCCCCCCGGCCCTGCTCGGGGGACTTTGGGCCGACGTGGCCGAGGCCGGCGCGGCCGATTGGCTGCACCTGATTTTTTTGGGAATCATGGCCACCGGATACGGATTTTTCTGGTATTATGAGGGAATACAGCGCATCGGGGCCAGCCGGGCGGGCATCTACATCAACCTGGTGCCCGTGGTGGCCGTCCTTCTGGGGGTCTTCGCCCTGGACGAGACTGTGGGACCGCCGGTTCTCCTTGGCGGGGCCATGGTCCTGGCCGGGGTATGGCTGGCCCAACGCCCGAAAGCGGCCTGACCAGGCCGGTCCTGGCTACCACCCCCGCCCCGCCGTCCTTTGACGACGGCCTCCGGCGGCCTTGACTTGCCCACCCCGGGGAGTCACGACAATACTCACGGCATATCCCAACGCACCCAAAGCCCACGGGAGGCCTCATGACCCCGACACGCAAAAAACTCCTGGTCGTCCTTCTGGGCCTGGCGGCCCTGGCCGTAACCGGCCTGTTGGTCCTGCGCCTGCTGGTGGACCCGGCCGCCTTCACCCCGCTTCTCACCGGCTTCGTGAAGCAGACCACGGGCCTTTCGCTCACCATCGACGGCGGCCTGCGCCTGAGCCTTTTCCCCTCCCTGGGCATCACAATGAGGCGGGCGAGCCTTGGCGACCTGCCCGGATTTCCCGGGGAATCCTTCGCCGACATCGAGGAGGCGAGCATCCAGGTCCGACCCATGGCCCTGCTTCGCGGGGACCTGGAGGTCCTGGGCCTGAGCGTACGGGGACTTCGGGTGCGCCTTGTCCGGGACAAGGATGGCCGGGAGAACTGGAAGGCCCTGCCCATCGCCAAGGTGGAGGTCAAAAAAGACGCGATGGTGGTCACCAAAAACGACGGCCAGACCACGTCCTTTCGGTATCTGGTCAAGACCGCCCGCCTGTCCGGGTCGGAGGTCGTCTTCGAAAACCGGGCCGACGGCACGGTCTTCTCCCTCACGGACATCGATTTTTCCGCCGATGGAATCGAACCCGGCCGGCCCTTTGCCGCCGAAATGTCCCTGTCCGCCGCGTCGGTCCGGCCGGAAATCCAGGCCCGGGTCGATCTGTCCGGGAAGACCCTGGTGGACCCCGCCGCCATGCGCTTTGCCGTTTCGGACGCCACAGTCGGCATCAAGGCCGCGGCCAAGGGGCTCCCCGTGGCCGCCTTCCAGGCCCAGGGCCATGGCGACCTGGAGCTTCTGGCCGAGGAGAACCGGATCACGGGACGCAAGATGACCCTGTCCGGATCGGCCTCCGGAGGGAGCCTCCCAGGGGACGGGCTGGCCGCCGGCCTGGAACTCTCCTTCGACTACGACTACGGCACGGGGCTTGCGTCCTGCCCGGCCCTGGTCCTGACCGTGCCCAAGGCGGGGCTGACCGCCAAGGGAACGTTCGAGGCCTCGGGTCTCGGGACCACGCCCCGGGCCACGCTCACCCTCGCGGCCGCCCCCTTTGACGCGAAAGCCCTTCTGGCCATGTCCGGCGTGCCCCTGCCGGCCATGCGGGAGAAAAACGCCCTGGGCAAGGTGGGATTCTCCCTGAACGCGGCCTACCTGGAAAACAAGGAAACCCGCCTCGAAACCGATCTGTCCCTGGACGGCGCGCCCATACGCGTCACGGCCCAGGCCGCCACCGGCGACCGGACCCGGATCGCGGCCGGGGTGGACATCCAGACCCTGGACCTGACCGGCTATCTCCCGGCCGCGAGCGCCTCCCCGCCCAAGGACGCCGCGCAAAGGAAAAAGGGCACCGCCGTGCCCGGCCAAAACCTGGTCCTGGATCTGCGCCTAAGCGCCAAGCGCCTGGACGTGGACAAGCTTTCCCTCACCGGGGTGGAACTGGTCGGAACCCTTGACAACGGCGTGGCCCAGCTCTCCCGGCTGCGGGCCGGGCTCTTCGGAGGCTCGATCACCGCCACGGGGCGGGCGGACCCGCGCCAGCCGGCCACGGCCGTGGCCGTGCGCGCCGAGGGCTCGGGCCTCCAGGCCGGCCCGCTGCTTCTGGCCCTGACCGGGAAGGAGCCCCTGACCGGCACGGCGGGGTTTCGGGCCGACCTTGCGGCCACGGGGAACGACCAGGCCGCCGTCATGCGCTCGCTGTCCGGCACGGCCTCCATGAGCCTCAAAAACGGCCGCATCGCCGGGCTGTCCCTGAGCCAGGACATCCTGTCCGCGCCCCAGCGCCTTCTCTCGCTCGGCCTTGGCGGAGACGACGCCACGAAACAGGGAAGCCCGGAGGGCACCGCGGTGACCTCGGCCGGGTTCTCGGCGGCCATCAAAAACGGCGTGGCCACGACCAGGGACATCCTGGTCCAGGCCCCGCCCCACAAGGTCACGGGCCAGGGCTCGGTCACCCTGCCGACCCAGAC
Proteins encoded:
- a CDS encoding AsmA family protein codes for the protein MTPTRKKLLVVLLGLAALAVTGLLVLRLLVDPAAFTPLLTGFVKQTTGLSLTIDGGLRLSLFPSLGITMRRASLGDLPGFPGESFADIEEASIQVRPMALLRGDLEVLGLSVRGLRVRLVRDKDGRENWKALPIAKVEVKKDAMVVTKNDGQTTSFRYLVKTARLSGSEVVFENRADGTVFSLTDIDFSADGIEPGRPFAAEMSLSAASVRPEIQARVDLSGKTLVDPAAMRFAVSDATVGIKAAAKGLPVAAFQAQGHGDLELLAEENRITGRKMTLSGSASGGSLPGDGLAAGLELSFDYDYGTGLASCPALVLTVPKAGLTAKGTFEASGLGTTPRATLTLAAAPFDAKALLAMSGVPLPAMREKNALGKVGFSLNAAYLENKETRLETDLSLDGAPIRVTAQAATGDRTRIAAGVDIQTLDLTGYLPAASASPPKDAAQRKKGTAVPGQNLVLDLRLSAKRLDVDKLSLTGVELVGTLDNGVAQLSRLRAGLFGGSITATGRADPRQPATAVAVRAEGSGLQAGPLLLALTGKEPLTGTAGFRADLAATGNDQAAVMRSLSGTASMSLKNGRIAGLSLSQDILSAPQRLLSLGLGGDDATKQGSPEGTAVTSAGFSAAIKNGVATTRDILVQAPPHKVTGQGSVTLPTQTLDLRLTAHVAGVADIPVVVAGTFSEPTVTPDMTAIPAAAIGGAAGKAVKVLTDPGGAAKDVLDAVNPLNLLPFGRDTKK
- a CDS encoding GGDEF domain-containing protein; protein product: MDERESSPDARAAAVVRYLARIVGDPLPPSAPPSRLEGIEGLADLALTLADMRSFADRLAAGDLSGELPARGYFPGTLKMLQANLRHLAWQTSRIAAGDLTQQVDFMGDFSQAFNAMVERLKDSLAALRLSERKYRKLAITDNLTGLYNPRYFFTIAGREFRRALRHRRPLAVIMLDVDDFKAINDRHGHAVGDMALREIAQVLGNSLRGTDLLARYGGEEFIVLLPDTGCQAAVAVAEKLRKNVEGCLIGLDGGRLKITASFGTCGIETFAGERLSAAGIMEVMVKRADQALYRSKNAGKNQVTFLALDDDSANGLGFVASRTMHNSKT
- a CDS encoding V4R domain-containing protein, coding for MQDRKYAFSWDLIGNLDIGRPNLGPTTRLEVYRLMQYTFRDILERHAGTAKTDTIFYEAGYLAGQELYKKFFSGLREFGDFLSSVRTTLKDMGVGIMRVEKADMEKKSFVITVSEDLECSGLPELDYEVCVYDEGFLAALLDSFTGERFVVKEIDCWCTGDRTCRFTAEVQGG
- a CDS encoding L,D-transpeptidase family protein, with translation MRHKGLAAVAVVVLVLFCLVSCAGKPAPVRTGVAPRAPSEPDALSLLARADPLAGSRQLVLVVTPDWGSITGRMALFERDAPGAPWRRILAPFPVTVGRTGLAFGRGLHGQGPSLPEVPAKREGDGKAPAGAFSLTMGFSYAPKSLGFAPKLPMHHVTADTVCVETPDSRRYNAILDEATAGPPDWVSPDRMLRPDGLYKNGVFVAHNTSPVVPGAGSCIFLHSWRGPDSPTAGCTAMEPGRVVELLRVLDAAKNPVMVQLPRAMVGRLGPDWGLPDMPVDGS
- a CDS encoding DMT family transporter translates to MWMTHAKLLASVVFWGGTWISGRHLAQAMGPFSAAFLRFAVASAFLLFLTRRVHGKIPLPARRDLPGLAFLGLTGVFGYNAFFFAGLQTVPASRAALIVAAIPTVVSLYSGLARRERFGPARLCGIALSFCGAVTVLSRGDPLALLQGGISAGDLCILGCVACWAAYTLAGRAVMVRVTPLAAVTWSCLFGGAFLFPPALLGGLWADVAEAGAADWLHLIFLGIMATGYGFFWYYEGIQRIGASRAGIYINLVPVVAVLLGVFALDETVGPPVLLGGAMVLAGVWLAQRPKAA